The Chryseolinea soli genome contains a region encoding:
- a CDS encoding ABC transporter permease: MTLFTLVWNYLKARPLNTAINIILLSLGIAVVTILLLFNTQLEQKITDNARGIDLVVGAKGSPLQLILCNIFHVDFPTGNIKLKEAEKIARNRLVKRAIPLALGDSYQTYRIVGTTRDYADLYKGELAQGDWWEHPLDVTIGANVQSLTQLKIGDTFASSHGLTTTGDDHKDHLYKVKGVLKKNNTVLDNIILTAVESIWEVHEHADTTSHAHETSNSPAMPSRLVPSVAANDSVKEVTSLLLQYRSPMGAIQLPRMVNAQSSLQAASPAFETARLFSILGVGADIIMAFAYVLIVISGLSIFIALYNSLKERRYDMAIMRSMGATRTKLFVSVLLEGGLLTFLGSAIGLLMGHGVLMLLNTLVEETQKAGIGGMVFYSQEWIILGGSLLLGLVCALIPAIQAYRTDISKVLASN, translated from the coding sequence ATGACACTCTTCACGCTCGTCTGGAATTATCTCAAAGCGCGTCCGCTCAACACGGCCATCAACATCATCCTGCTCTCGCTCGGCATCGCCGTCGTCACCATATTGCTGCTCTTCAATACGCAACTGGAACAAAAGATCACCGACAATGCCCGCGGCATCGACCTCGTGGTGGGAGCCAAAGGCAGTCCGCTGCAACTCATTCTTTGCAACATCTTTCACGTCGATTTTCCCACCGGCAACATCAAACTAAAAGAAGCCGAGAAAATTGCCCGTAACCGCCTGGTAAAACGCGCCATCCCACTGGCGCTCGGCGACAGCTACCAAACCTATCGCATCGTGGGTACCACCCGCGACTATGCCGATCTCTACAAAGGCGAACTCGCGCAAGGCGATTGGTGGGAGCATCCCCTGGACGTGACCATCGGCGCCAACGTGCAAAGCCTCACCCAACTCAAGATCGGCGACACCTTCGCCAGCAGCCACGGCCTTACTACCACTGGCGACGATCACAAGGACCACCTCTATAAAGTGAAGGGGGTGCTCAAAAAAAATAACACCGTGCTCGACAACATCATCCTCACCGCCGTGGAGAGCATCTGGGAAGTGCACGAACATGCCGACACCACCAGCCATGCGCACGAAACATCAAACTCCCCGGCGATGCCCTCGCGCCTCGTGCCTTCGGTGGCGGCCAATGACTCGGTGAAGGAAGTGACGTCGCTGCTCTTGCAATACCGCTCGCCGATGGGGGCCATCCAGTTGCCGCGAATGGTCAATGCACAAAGCAGTTTGCAAGCTGCATCGCCCGCATTTGAAACCGCCCGCCTGTTTTCGATCCTGGGCGTGGGCGCCGACATTATCATGGCGTTTGCCTACGTGCTCATCGTGATCTCGGGCCTGAGCATTTTTATCGCCCTCTACAATTCCCTGAAAGAAAGACGTTACGACATGGCCATCATGCGCTCCATGGGCGCCACGCGCACCAAGTTGTTCGTGTCGGTGCTGTTGGAGGGCGGGCTGCTCACGTTTCTGGGCAGTGCCATTGGGTTGCTGATGGGACACGGCGTCTTAATGCTTTTGAACACCCTGGTGGAAGAAACCCAAAAGGCGGGCATCGGAGGCATGGTGTTCTATTCGCAAGAATGGATAATTTTGGGCGGAAGTTTGTTGCTGGGTTTAGTGTGTGCCCTGATCCCGGCCATACAGGCCTACCGCACCGACATCTCGAAGGTGCTGGCGTCTAACTAA
- a CDS encoding ABC transporter ATP-binding protein, translated as MIQVSNLAFRYSPSVALRFPDFSVARGQHFLLLGNSGSGKTTLLHLVGGLLRHYEGSVSVDNTELATLSETALDAFRGRKIGFVFQRNHLLSALSVEQNLMMSPYLADLPIDSGRITDVLATLGLADKRNSRVTTLSQGQAQRVAIARAVLNKPAIIFADEPTSALDDKNCDRVISLLLEAASQHESTLIIATHDQRLKSHLTHQIQLTAS; from the coding sequence ATGATACAGGTTTCCAACCTTGCGTTCCGCTATTCGCCCTCGGTCGCCCTCCGGTTCCCGGATTTTTCGGTGGCGCGGGGCCAGCATTTTTTGTTGCTGGGCAATTCCGGCAGCGGCAAAACAACACTGCTGCACCTGGTGGGGGGTCTGCTCCGGCATTATGAAGGGTCGGTTTCGGTAGATAACACCGAACTGGCCACGCTTTCGGAAACGGCGCTTGACGCCTTCCGCGGGCGGAAGATCGGGTTTGTCTTTCAACGCAACCACTTGCTTTCGGCCCTGTCCGTAGAACAAAACCTGATGATGTCGCCCTACCTTGCCGACCTCCCGATCGACTCTGGGCGCATCACCGACGTGCTGGCCACGCTGGGGCTGGCCGACAAACGCAACAGCCGGGTCACCACCCTGAGCCAGGGCCAGGCCCAGCGCGTGGCCATCGCCCGTGCCGTGCTCAACAAACCCGCCATCATCTTCGCAGACGAACCCACGTCGGCCCTGGACGACAAGAACTGTGACCGGGTGATCTCCCTGTTGCTGGAAGCCGCCAGTCAACATGAGTCCACGCTCATCATCGCCACGCACGACCAACGCCTGAAGTCACACCTCACCCACCAAATCCAACTCACCGCCTCATGA
- a CDS encoding SOS response-associated peptidase, with protein MIERYSLTASADQIKERFLAEALGAIDPRYNAAPTQLLPVITHTAPQGISTFYWGTSPEWAKNKTPGEKIINLRAETITEKPSQKKAIMKTRCLIPADSFYAWKKVGKKTAIPYRFTTLDQELFAFAGVWEEFEDTDGHEFHTFSMITTTANEMVATVQDRMPAILTVAAEKTWLNPESTEEELLAVLVPYPADKTNYYPVSPRINDINTNVPSLILPTPPSDQFGNLTLFD; from the coding sequence ATGATCGAACGCTACAGCCTTACCGCATCTGCCGACCAGATCAAAGAACGCTTTCTGGCAGAAGCACTGGGTGCGATCGATCCGCGCTACAACGCCGCCCCGACGCAACTGTTGCCCGTCATCACCCACACGGCGCCCCAAGGCATTTCCACATTCTACTGGGGAACGTCGCCCGAGTGGGCCAAGAACAAAACACCCGGTGAGAAGATCATCAACCTGCGCGCCGAAACCATCACCGAAAAACCCTCGCAAAAAAAGGCGATCATGAAGACCCGTTGCCTCATCCCGGCCGACAGCTTTTACGCCTGGAAAAAAGTGGGCAAGAAAACTGCCATCCCCTATCGCTTCACCACGCTCGACCAGGAATTGTTCGCCTTTGCCGGCGTCTGGGAAGAATTTGAAGACACCGACGGCCACGAGTTCCACACCTTTTCGATGATCACCACCACGGCCAACGAAATGGTGGCCACCGTGCAAGATCGCATGCCCGCCATCCTCACCGTGGCCGCAGAGAAAACATGGCTGAACCCCGAAAGCACCGAAGAAGAACTGCTCGCGGTGCTGGTACCCTACCCGGCGGATAAAACAAATTATTATCCTGTGTCACCCCGCATTAATGACATCAACACCAACGTGCCTTCCCTGATATTACCGACGCCGCCGTCGGATCAGTTTGGAAATTTGACTTTGTTTGATTGA
- a CDS encoding YheT family hydrolase: MDYQRPFFLFTPHLETIYPATLRQVHGVAYTRERIPTPDQDFLDLDWLQRGSNNLVIISHGLEGNSSRAYVKGMARAAYGQGVDVLAWNFRGCSEEMNRQLRFYHSGASDDLETVVEHALAKGYKQLYLVGFSLGGNLTLKYLGERPSYPEIKRAVVFSVPLHLHSSCLKISEPSNWIYNQRFLNNLKEKVIRKAAQMPGLDVTGIGSIKTLMAFDDRYTAPLHGFESALDYYTRCSALNFLHAIQVSTLIVNAQNDPFLSAACYPTAALKDHPVVKFESPLFGGHVGFAQFRKNGLYWSEERALSFLFPE; the protein is encoded by the coding sequence GTGGACTATCAACGACCATTCTTTCTTTTTACCCCGCACCTGGAAACCATCTACCCGGCTACCCTCCGCCAAGTGCACGGAGTGGCCTATACGCGCGAACGGATCCCTACACCCGATCAAGATTTCCTGGACCTGGACTGGCTCCAACGCGGCAGCAACAACCTGGTGATCATTTCGCATGGCTTGGAAGGGAATTCCAGCCGCGCCTATGTGAAGGGCATGGCACGGGCCGCCTATGGGCAGGGCGTTGATGTGCTGGCCTGGAATTTTCGCGGCTGCAGCGAAGAGATGAACCGCCAACTGCGCTTCTATCACAGCGGTGCTTCCGACGACCTGGAGACGGTGGTTGAGCATGCGCTTGCCAAAGGGTACAAGCAACTCTACCTGGTGGGCTTTAGCCTGGGTGGCAATCTGACGTTGAAATATTTGGGCGAACGTCCTTCGTATCCCGAGATCAAACGCGCCGTGGTGTTCTCGGTGCCGCTGCACTTGCACAGCAGTTGCCTGAAGATCTCGGAGCCCTCCAACTGGATCTACAACCAACGCTTTCTGAACAACCTGAAAGAAAAGGTGATCCGCAAGGCAGCGCAAATGCCCGGGTTGGATGTGACCGGCATCGGAAGCATTAAAACACTGATGGCGTTCGACGACCGATACACGGCGCCCCTACACGGATTCGAGAGCGCCCTGGACTATTACACGCGTTGCAGTGCGTTGAATTTCCTGCATGCTATACAGGTCTCCACGCTCATCGTGAACGCGCAGAACGATCCTTTCTTAAGCGCAGCGTGTTATCCGACGGCCGCGTTGAAAGATCACCCGGTGGTGAAATTTGAAAGCCCCCTGTTCGGCGGGCATGTGGGCTTCGCGCAATTCCGTAAAAATGGATTATATTGGTCTGAAGAGCGTGCGTTATCTTTTTTGTTTCCGGAATAA
- a CDS encoding YfiT family bacillithiol transferase has product MTNNDDHLRYPIGKFTPQESYTTQDMLANLAQIEKLPVEVEKIVNSLTAEQLDMPYREGGWTARQVVHHIADSHMNAYIRFKWTLTEETPLIKAYEEKLWALTPETTLDPVISVSLLKALHTKWTALIRLIPVTDLKRSFIHPDTKKHVPLDRLTATYAWHGNHHLGHLKIVAALRP; this is encoded by the coding sequence ATGACGAATAACGACGACCACCTCCGTTACCCCATCGGCAAATTCACGCCGCAAGAATCCTACACCACGCAGGACATGCTGGCCAACCTGGCACAGATCGAAAAGCTTCCCGTAGAAGTGGAGAAGATCGTGAACAGCCTCACCGCCGAGCAACTGGACATGCCTTACCGCGAAGGCGGATGGACCGCCCGCCAAGTGGTGCACCACATCGCCGACAGCCACATGAACGCCTACATCCGCTTCAAGTGGACGCTGACCGAAGAAACACCGCTGATCAAAGCGTATGAGGAAAAGCTATGGGCTTTAACTCCCGAGACAACCCTGGATCCAGTCATTTCCGTTAGTCTGTTAAAAGCGCTGCACACAAAATGGACAGCGTTGATCAGACTCATCCCGGTGACGGACCTGAAGCGATCGTTCATTCACCCGGATACGAAAAAGCACGTGCCGCTGGACCGGCTCACCGCCACCTATGCCTGGCACGGAAACCACCACCTGGGGCACCTGAAGATTGTGGCCGCCCTCCGGCCCTGA
- a CDS encoding TerC family protein, which produces MEIFLKAETWLALLTLTFFEVVLGIDNIIFISIVSNRLPVEIRAKTRNLGLVLAMFVRILLLLTITWVMRFKEPLFSIPGNFIFQDTDLAISGRDLILILGGLFLIAKSTREINHEMEGEEETLEAGGGKVNVVGIIVQIILLDIIFSFDSILTAVGLTNHVIIMIIAVVLSIGIMIIFSGAISDFIHRHPSMEVLALGFLILIGFMLFLEGLHKEVPKGYIYFAIVFSMIIEMVNIRVRNRRKKAKEEFHDE; this is translated from the coding sequence ATGGAAATTTTCCTGAAAGCGGAGACCTGGCTCGCTTTATTAACGCTTACATTTTTTGAGGTCGTGCTGGGCATTGATAACATCATTTTCATTTCCATTGTCTCCAACCGTCTTCCTGTAGAGATCCGCGCCAAGACCCGTAACCTGGGGTTGGTGCTGGCCATGTTTGTGCGCATCCTGCTCCTGCTCACCATCACCTGGGTGATGCGCTTCAAAGAACCCCTGTTCTCCATACCCGGCAACTTCATCTTTCAAGACACCGACCTCGCCATCAGTGGCCGCGACCTCATCCTCATCCTGGGCGGGTTGTTCCTGATCGCGAAAAGTACGCGCGAGATCAACCACGAGATGGAAGGTGAAGAGGAAACCCTGGAAGCGGGCGGCGGCAAAGTCAACGTGGTGGGCATCATTGTGCAGATCATCTTGCTGGATATTATTTTTTCGTTCGACTCCATCCTCACGGCCGTGGGGCTCACCAACCATGTGATCATCATGATCATCGCCGTGGTCCTTTCCATCGGCATCATGATCATCTTCTCGGGAGCGATCAGCGATTTCATTCACCGGCATCCCTCCATGGAAGTGCTGGCCCTGGGCTTTTTGATCCTTATCGGTTTCATGTTGTTCCTCGAAGGACTGCACAAGGAAGTGCCGAAAGGATACATCTATTTCGCCATTGTCTTTTCCATGATCATCGAAATGGTGAACATCCGCGTGCGAAACCGACGAAAGAAAGCCAAAGAAGAATTCCATGACGAATAA
- a CDS encoding GlcG/HbpS family heme-binding protein, whose translation MYTQQRISSEEALKMIQHVIHEAHQLKKEIAVAVSGPEGEPLAFLRMDGASPAASRIARNKAYTAAIDRKDTKLMGEFMNDNDRPPAFWGDDGVTGFGGGVTVRSKGVVVGGIGVSGLSEAEDERIAYAAIAAVYGKDHKND comes from the coding sequence ATGTATACCCAACAACGCATCAGTTCCGAGGAAGCCCTGAAAATGATCCAGCACGTCATTCACGAGGCGCATCAACTAAAGAAAGAGATCGCCGTGGCCGTGAGTGGCCCGGAGGGTGAACCGCTGGCTTTTCTGCGCATGGATGGCGCCAGTCCCGCGGCGTCGCGCATTGCCCGGAATAAAGCCTATACGGCGGCAATCGATCGCAAAGACACCAAGCTCATGGGCGAGTTCATGAACGACAACGACCGTCCTCCGGCGTTCTGGGGAGACGATGGTGTTACGGGGTTTGGTGGTGGTGTGACGGTCCGCAGCAAAGGTGTGGTCGTAGGTGGCATTGGTGTGAGCGGATTATCAGAGGCGGAAGATGAGCGGATTGCGTATGCGGCGATTGCCGCAGTGTATGGTAAGGATCATAAGAATGATTGA